Proteins encoded within one genomic window of Methanosarcina barkeri str. Wiesmoor:
- a CDS encoding glycosyltransferase, with the protein MSDFGGINIRIAMLSPIAWSTPPKKYGPWESIVSLLTEGLVKRGIDVTLFATADSHTAAKLHAVCPRPYEEDKDMIRKVYEGLHISEVFERAKEFDIIHNHFDYLPLTYSALVDTPVVTTIHGISSRKILPVYKKYNNKTFYVSISDAYRCRDLDYIATVRHGIDIGSFYFNEKPQDYLLFLSRLHKDKGVREAIEVAKKTGRKLRIAGFIADQAYFEKEVQPHLDNKQIIYEGHVDPEFKKELLSNAYALLHMINYEEAFGIGVVEAMASGTPVIAMNRGSMPELIRDGETGFLVNSVEEAAEAVQKLGSISRKKCRENVEKRFSVDRMVDDYIKVYETILEKCKREEERPWGFYEVLRQRPGYKVKSLTVLPQGEISLQRHFHRSEHWYIISGEGLVVKNGNEIRVLPGDSVDLPVNEIHRIKNIGSQNLVFIEIAQGDYIGEDDIERLEDKYGRV; encoded by the coding sequence GTGAGTGATTTTGGGGGTATTAATATAAGAATTGCAATGTTGTCTCCGATTGCCTGGAGCACGCCACCTAAAAAGTATGGTCCCTGGGAATCTATTGTATCCTTATTAACTGAAGGACTGGTAAAAAGGGGTATTGACGTTACACTATTTGCGACAGCGGACTCTCACACAGCAGCGAAACTTCATGCTGTATGTCCGAGACCTTATGAAGAAGATAAGGATATGATCAGAAAAGTGTATGAAGGCCTTCATATCTCAGAAGTTTTCGAGAGAGCAAAGGAATTCGATATAATTCATAATCATTTCGATTATCTTCCTTTGACCTACAGTGCCCTTGTCGATACGCCTGTTGTAACAACGATCCATGGTATTTCTTCACGGAAAATTTTGCCTGTATATAAAAAGTACAATAATAAAACTTTTTACGTATCCATAAGTGATGCCTACAGATGCCGTGATCTCGACTATATAGCAACGGTTCGTCACGGAATTGACATAGGAAGCTTTTATTTCAATGAAAAACCGCAGGATTATCTACTCTTTTTATCACGCCTGCATAAAGACAAAGGCGTAAGGGAAGCAATAGAAGTCGCAAAAAAAACTGGCAGAAAACTTAGAATTGCTGGCTTCATTGCGGATCAAGCTTATTTTGAAAAAGAAGTCCAGCCCCATCTGGACAATAAACAGATTATTTACGAAGGGCATGTCGATCCTGAGTTTAAGAAGGAACTCCTGTCAAATGCATATGCTTTGCTTCACATGATTAATTATGAAGAGGCTTTCGGGATTGGCGTAGTTGAAGCTATGGCCAGCGGTACGCCGGTAATTGCAATGAACAGGGGTTCAATGCCCGAGCTTATCCGGGACGGAGAGACTGGATTTCTCGTAAATAGTGTTGAGGAAGCTGCCGAAGCTGTGCAAAAACTTGGCTCCATATCCCGCAAAAAATGCAGGGAAAACGTAGAAAAACGTTTTTCGGTTGACAGGATGGTAGATGATTATATTAAAGTGTACGAGACCATCCTCGAAAAATGTAAACGTGAGGAAGAAAGGCCCTGGGGCTTTTATGAAGTGCTCAGGCAGAGGCCTGGATATAAGGTCAAAAGCCTTACTGTTCTTCCTCAGGGCGAAATCTCACTCCAGCGCCATTTTCATCGAAGCGAGCACTGGTACATAATCAGTGGAGAGGGTCTTGTAGTTAAAAACGGGAATGAAATAAGGGTTCTTCCTGGAGATTCGGTCGATCTTCCGGTAAATGAGATACATCGAATTAAGAATATAGGCAGTCAAAACCTTGTTTTCATTGAGATCGCACAGGGAGACTATATTGGAGAAGACGATATTGAAAGGCTTGAAGACAAATATGGGAGAGTTTGA
- a CDS encoding MBL fold metallo-hydrolase: protein MEITFLGTGVAIPQKNRVQSGILVRLEEKPLLIDCGSGVLNRFPEAGVSHTEVDTVLLSHLHLDHVADLHPLIKANWLRGNTSMKVYGPEGTEEWFSKVIDAYEYLQEEVDVDVIELTPGKEFTPEGFDCEISCTAASHSVPTLAYRVTGEDGEFVYSADTEPSRDVMDLAAGADLLIHECSFPSDMNVTNHTTPSSLADILEEYNNEIGSICLTHFYPEMRGHEREAVHRLKGYFEGEVILAEDLMKLEL, encoded by the coding sequence ATGGAAATTACATTTCTTGGCACTGGAGTTGCAATCCCTCAGAAAAATAGGGTACAGTCCGGAATTCTTGTAAGGCTAGAAGAAAAGCCATTGCTTATTGATTGCGGAAGCGGCGTATTGAACCGGTTTCCTGAGGCTGGGGTTTCTCACACTGAGGTGGACACAGTGTTGCTTTCTCACCTTCACCTTGACCACGTAGCTGACCTACACCCTCTTATCAAGGCAAACTGGCTCCGCGGAAACACGAGTATGAAGGTCTACGGGCCTGAAGGGACCGAAGAATGGTTTTCAAAAGTGATTGACGCTTATGAATATCTTCAGGAAGAAGTGGACGTAGACGTTATTGAGCTCACTCCCGGAAAAGAATTTACTCCCGAGGGATTCGATTGTGAGATCAGCTGCACGGCAGCCTCTCACAGCGTTCCGACACTGGCTTACCGCGTGACTGGAGAGGACGGAGAATTCGTTTACTCCGCAGACACCGAGCCTTCCAGGGATGTAATGGACCTTGCAGCCGGGGCCGACCTCTTGATCCACGAATGTTCGTTTCCATCAGACATGAATGTCACAAATCATACCACTCCCAGCTCACTTGCCGACATCCTGGAGGAATATAATAACGAAATCGGAAGCATCTGCCTTACACATTTCTATCCGGAAATGCGGGGACACGAAAGAGAAGCAGTGCACCGCCTGAAAGGGTATTTTGAAGGAGAAGTGATTCTTGCCGAAGACCTCATGAAACTTGAATTATGA
- a CDS encoding PKD domain-containing protein, with amino-acid sequence MKDTGKSYSIALASATLIFVFSILMSSVASGSQVTRIGNGTDPTIYGNKVVWTSGGVIHLYDLTSKTDTTVSSSAASHPAIYGNVVVWHDESNGMPRLTVYDIKTAGRSYITKDVDNRSIPAIYDNRIVWSAYNESTHNPSIYMRDISNSTQTWIAEGEGYSSDIYGTKIVYSAEGRSMRDIFLYDITTKKTITVSPYSGSIQIPHMYGNKVIWVDNYIGSGYIGMYDVVTKKATKVTSDHTVNTLNGSEGLETGCDTGTHFDINGDKIVYSKSADNQFGYAGVYVYDIPSAKSTPVYIYPRGADTTPDIYNDTIVWGIDGDHGGYGGVNDTGIYICDLSVTNTLPPVAEFTANRTYGAAPLVVLFTDTSTGEVPTSWIWDFGDWTYSKHAMNATYTFTKPENYTISLTAGNDAGSNKVVKPNYIVVTNPFLVANFSSNVTHGYPLLSVQFTDLSQNATGWNWDFGDGSNSTQRSPVHEYADPGIYSVNLTATNENGTDSKLTTITVMQLVGVGPYAYITNSGDNNISVIDTATNKVTAMIPVGSQLGGVAITLDGKKVYVTNYYNISVIDATKNKVTATIPVGNYPSGVAVSPDGKRIYVPNPDFGNPSNNTILIINTDTNEVEATVLVGEFPFGVAVTLDGKKVYVTNLDDKTVSVIDTSTNTVIATIPVGDYPRGVAISPDGKRVYVTNSGSNSVSIINTDANTVTATVPVGNWPKSIAVTPDGKKVYVANYGSISTPDDTVSVIDIATNMVTATVHVGSYPSGVAVTPDGSRVYVANQRSDNVSIIDTATNKVTATMNVGRGPNSFGQFIGSLQA; translated from the coding sequence ATGAAAGATACGGGAAAGTCGTATTCAATAGCTTTAGCTTCAGCAACCTTAATTTTTGTATTTTCAATTTTAATGTCATCCGTGGCGTCAGGGTCACAGGTAACGAGAATTGGAAATGGAACTGATCCTACTATTTATGGTAACAAGGTAGTATGGACAAGTGGGGGTGTTATTCACCTCTATGATTTAACCTCGAAAACAGACACTACAGTTAGCTCTTCTGCAGCATCTCATCCAGCTATCTATGGCAATGTAGTAGTGTGGCACGATGAAAGTAATGGAATGCCAAGACTAACAGTTTATGACATTAAAACTGCTGGCAGATCTTACATTACTAAAGATGTAGACAACAGGAGCATCCCTGCTATTTACGATAACAGAATCGTTTGGAGTGCTTACAATGAATCAACTCATAATCCCAGCATATATATGAGGGATATCTCTAATTCAACACAAACCTGGATAGCAGAAGGAGAAGGATATTCATCGGATATATACGGCACGAAAATAGTGTACTCAGCCGAAGGTAGAAGTATGAGAGACATCTTTTTGTATGATATAACTACCAAGAAAACCATAACAGTAAGCCCGTATTCAGGTTCTATTCAAATTCCACATATGTATGGCAATAAAGTAATTTGGGTAGACAATTACATAGGAAGTGGATATATTGGCATGTACGACGTTGTTACTAAAAAAGCAACAAAGGTTACAAGTGACCATACAGTTAATACCTTGAATGGATCCGAGGGTCTTGAGACTGGCTGTGATACCGGTACTCATTTTGATATAAATGGGGACAAAATCGTATATTCAAAATCTGCCGATAACCAATTTGGTTATGCAGGTGTATACGTTTATGATATTCCTTCAGCAAAAAGTACTCCAGTCTATATTTATCCAAGAGGGGCTGACACAACACCTGATATCTACAACGATACTATCGTATGGGGAATAGACGGTGATCATGGTGGATATGGTGGGGTTAATGATACTGGCATCTATATTTGTGATCTTTCTGTCACAAACACCTTGCCACCTGTAGCTGAATTTACTGCAAACAGAACCTATGGAGCTGCACCTCTAGTTGTGTTATTCACCGATACCAGCACTGGCGAAGTACCGACTTCCTGGATTTGGGATTTTGGGGACTGGACTTACTCAAAACATGCCATGAATGCAACCTACACGTTTACAAAACCAGAGAATTATACAATCAGTCTGACTGCAGGAAATGACGCAGGTAGTAATAAAGTAGTGAAGCCAAATTACATAGTCGTTACTAATCCATTTCTAGTTGCAAACTTCAGTAGCAACGTTACCCATGGTTATCCTCTTCTCTCAGTTCAGTTTACTGACCTCTCACAAAATGCAACTGGATGGAACTGGGATTTTGGAGATGGAAGTAATTCTACACAAAGAAGTCCAGTTCATGAATATGCAGATCCAGGAATCTATTCAGTTAATCTGACAGCAACCAATGAGAACGGTACAGATTCAAAGTTAACTACAATAACAGTAATGCAGCTAGTCGGTGTAGGTCCATATGCATATATTACGAACTCCGGCGACAACAATATTTCAGTAATTGACACGGCTACTAACAAGGTTACAGCCATGATTCCTGTAGGAAGTCAACTTGGTGGAGTTGCTATTACACTTGATGGAAAAAAGGTATATGTGACAAATTATTACAATATATCTGTAATTGACGCAACAAAAAACAAAGTTACAGCCACAATTCCTGTAGGAAACTATCCTAGTGGAGTTGCAGTTTCTCCTGATGGAAAAAGGATATATGTGCCAAATCCCGATTTTGGAAATCCCAGCAACAACACGATCCTCATTATAAACACAGATACCAACGAGGTTGAAGCTACAGTACTTGTAGGCGAATTTCCTTTTGGAGTTGCCGTTACACTGGACGGGAAAAAGGTGTATGTGACTAATCTCGATGACAAAACTGTCTCTGTAATTGACACTTCAACAAACACTGTTATAGCCACAATTCCTGTAGGAGACTATCCTCGTGGAGTTGCAATAAGTCCGGATGGGAAAAGGGTATATGTGACTAATAGTGGCAGCAATAGCGTTTCTATAATTAACACTGACGCAAACACTGTTACAGCCACTGTGCCTGTTGGAAACTGGCCAAAAAGTATTGCAGTCACTCCAGATGGAAAAAAGGTATATGTGGCGAACTATGGCAGCATTAGTACTCCTGATGATACTGTTTCTGTAATTGATATAGCTACTAACATGGTTACAGCTACGGTACATGTAGGAAGTTATCCTTCTGGAGTTGCAGTCACACCGGATGGATCAAGGGTATATGTGGCTAATCAGCGCAGTGATAATGTCTCTATAATTGACACCGCAACAAACAAAGTTACAGCAACTATGAATGTAGGACGTGGTCCTAATTCCTTTGGGCAGTTTATAGGTTCTCTTCAAGCATAA
- a CDS encoding glycosidase encodes MIWKDHGELFVRYDRNPILTVDEWPYRAHSVFNPAAAIVDGTTLLLVRVEDHRGFSHFTIARSKNGIYGWEIDPEPTFAPDPVGYPEEIYGIEDPRITYIDEMEKWAVAYTAFSDSGPLTALAFTDDFRNFDRIGATLPPENKDAAVFPVRFNGRWAMLHRPVSLISGAKANIWISFSPDMKYWGEHEVLLYAREGGWWDANKIGLSPQPIRVSDGWLIMYHGVRQTTAKASYRLGLALLDPDDPRKVLHRSEGWVFGPREMYERSGDVNDVVFPCGWVLAGDEIRIYYGSADTSVSLATAKVRDVLKYIHECPEKQCPDEYCRWFEEDIESSTDPKRGYSKLK; translated from the coding sequence ATGATCTGGAAAGACCATGGGGAGTTATTTGTAAGATACGATAGGAATCCTATATTAACCGTTGACGAGTGGCCCTATAGGGCCCATTCAGTTTTTAATCCTGCAGCTGCTATAGTTGATGGCACTACCCTATTACTGGTCAGAGTCGAAGATCACAGGGGCTTTTCTCACTTTACAATAGCAAGGAGTAAAAATGGAATTTATGGCTGGGAAATTGATCCTGAACCAACCTTTGCTCCTGATCCTGTAGGCTACCCTGAAGAGATATACGGTATCGAAGACCCACGCATAACTTATATAGATGAGATGGAAAAGTGGGCTGTGGCATATACGGCTTTTTCGGATTCAGGACCTTTAACTGCACTTGCCTTTACCGATGACTTCCGAAATTTTGATCGAATAGGAGCTACCCTACCTCCTGAAAACAAGGACGCTGCGGTTTTTCCTGTAAGGTTTAACGGCAGATGGGCAATGTTACACAGGCCTGTATCTTTAATAAGCGGCGCAAAAGCAAACATCTGGATTTCCTTTTCACCTGATATGAAATACTGGGGAGAGCATGAGGTTCTTCTGTATGCCAGAGAAGGTGGATGGTGGGACGCGAACAAAATAGGCCTGTCTCCACAGCCAATCCGTGTATCCGACGGGTGGTTAATTATGTACCACGGAGTACGCCAGACAACGGCTAAGGCAAGTTACCGGCTTGGACTTGCTCTTCTTGATCCTGATGATCCTAGGAAAGTACTTCACAGATCTGAAGGCTGGGTTTTCGGACCGCGTGAAATGTACGAACGCAGCGGAGACGTAAACGACGTTGTTTTCCCCTGCGGATGGGTACTTGCGGGAGATGAAATTCGTATTTATTACGGGAGTGCAGATACCTCAGTATCATTAGCTACCGCAAAAGTACGCGATGTTCTGAAATATATCCACGAGTGCCCGGAAAAGCAGTGCCCTGATGAGTACTGCCGGTGGTTTGAAGAAGATATAGAAAGTTCCACCGATCCAAAGAGAGGCTATTCAAAGTTGAAATGA